The DNA sequence GCTGGCGCGCCTCCTCGAACGCGGCGATCGCCGGATTCCGGTCCTCTTCATGTCGGGCTACACCAACGATTCGCTCCTGCGGCGCGGCGCACTCCCCGCCAACGCGTCGTTCGTCCCCAAGCCGTTCACGCAGGAGGTGCTGCGCTCGGCGGTCCGCAGCGCGATACGCCCGTCGATCGGCGGCTAGCGCCTAACGAGTCCGGCGCCGCCCGGCGCCGCAGGGCAAGGCGCGGCACGTTTCCCCGGGAGCAGGGAGCACGACGCACGACCGCGCGAGCGCCAACCTCACCGTCGCCGCGCCTCGCGGAGAAGGCAGCCCGGACACTATCATCAAGCACCCGCCAGCACCCACGCCGCGTCCGCTCCACCCCCATCCCCACTCCCGTGCGCGTCCTGTTCGCCGAGGATGACCGTCAGTTGCGAGAGTCCGTCGCCCGCGGGCTGCGCGAGGCGTCGTATGTCGTCGACCTGGCCGCCAATGGGACCGACGCGCTGGCGCTGGCGCGCGAACACAGCTACGACGCCGTCATTCTCGACATCCTCATGGCGGGGGCGAGCGGGCTCGAGGTGTGCAAGGCGATCCGGGCCGATGGAAGCTCGGTCCCCATCCTCATGCTCACGGCACTCGACGCGATCGAGCAGCGCATCACGGGGCTCGACGCAGGCGCCGACGACTACCTCACGAAGCCGTTCGACTTCGGTGAGCTGCTGGCGCGCCTGCGCGCCCTCACGCGACGGCGCGGCGAGGTGCTCGCCCCCGAGCTGGTGATCGGCGACCTCGTGATCGACACGACGCGGCATGAAGTTCGGCGCGGCGCGCGCGTGATCGCACTCACGACAAAGGAGTTCACCTTCCTGCACCACCTCGCGCGCCACGCCGGGCGCGTGGTGAGTCGCGCCGAGCTGATGGAGCACGTGTGGGAAGACCGGAGCAACGCGTACTCCAACATCATCGACGTCTACGCCAGCCGGCTGCGCCGCAAGCTGGAGGAAGGCGACGAGACGCCGCTGGTGGTGACGCTGCGCGGGACGGGGTTCATGCTCAACGTTCCGGGTGAGTCGGCGCGGCGCGATCGCGCGCGCGGCTGAGGGCGGCGGCCAATGCGCTGGTGGCCGACGTCGCTCCGCGCGCGGCTCACGCTGTGGTTCACCGTCGTCCTCGGCGTGCCGCTCGTCGCCTTCGCGATCGTCTCGTACGTCGTCTTCGACCGCACGCTGCTGGCGCGCACCGATCACTTCGTGGATGACGCGCTGTCGGCGTTCGCGCGCGAGCTGGCCAACGAGCGGCGCCTGGCGCCGAGCAACGAGGTGGCGGCGCGCACGACGGTGCACGAGGTGCGCTTCTCGCAGCTGC is a window from the Gemmatimonadaceae bacterium genome containing:
- a CDS encoding response regulator transcription factor, which encodes MRVLFAEDDRQLRESVARGLREASYVVDLAANGTDALALAREHSYDAVILDILMAGASGLEVCKAIRADGSSVPILMLTALDAIEQRITGLDAGADDYLTKPFDFGELLARLRALTRRRGEVLAPELVIGDLVIDTTRHEVRRGARVIALTTKEFTFLHHLARHAGRVVSRAELMEHVWEDRSNAYSNIIDVYASRLRRKLEEGDETPLVVTLRGTGFMLNVPGESARRDRARG